In a genomic window of Thermosynechococcus sp. CL-1:
- a CDS encoding nucleoside triphosphate pyrophosphatase: protein MVPFVLASASPARRQLLRQVGIDPIIQPSHFDESVIQATTPTELVRLLARCKAETVAQTYPPPALILGCDSVLVLGGEIYGKPASPEVAIARWQQMRSQTGELLTGHALIDLAQGRTCVEVESTQVIFADISDAEIAAYVASGEPLACAGCFALDGQGGAFVEKIVGTPSNVIGLSLPLLRRMLLSLGYTLGDVQGKK, encoded by the coding sequence ATGGTGCCCTTTGTTCTTGCCTCTGCTTCGCCGGCGCGCCGCCAACTGCTGCGACAGGTTGGCATTGATCCCATTATTCAACCCAGTCACTTTGATGAATCCGTGATTCAGGCAACTACTCCCACGGAACTGGTGCGATTACTGGCACGGTGTAAGGCAGAAACAGTGGCTCAAACCTACCCACCCCCCGCCCTCATTTTGGGCTGTGATTCTGTGCTGGTTCTAGGGGGAGAAATTTATGGTAAACCAGCCTCACCGGAGGTGGCGATCGCCCGCTGGCAACAAATGCGCAGTCAAACGGGAGAATTGCTGACAGGCCATGCCTTGATTGACTTGGCACAGGGGCGCACCTGTGTTGAGGTGGAGTCCACCCAAGTTATTTTTGCCGATATTAGCGATGCCGAAATCGCTGCCTATGTCGCTTCTGGTGAACCCCTTGCCTGTGCTGGTTGTTTTGCCCTCGATGGCCAAGGTGGTGCCTTTGTCGAGAAAATTGTCGGGACTCCTAGTAATGTCATTGGCTTGAGCTTGCCCCTACTGCGGCGGATGCTGCTGAGCTTGGGATACACCCTTGGCGATGTGCAAGGCAAGAAATGA
- a CDS encoding type I restriction endonuclease subunit R — MATATAIARGIITFRDLETKLGLTKSRNPNFFPEWQSATSQLSDREIEALNRLSQRYLLYLEESEVSEGTLNIILLSPLLDALGLCDPPYRIRGETWVEIQTEVDSEEGKVSLEGRIDALTIRDNFWLVVIEGKRSGFSVLRAVPQALAYMSARPDRNIPIFGLVTNGYDYLFVKLLGNEFALSHNFSLLGDSDRNLIRVAQILKHLVQYIPVAKDFKTPKPSDQTN, encoded by the coding sequence ATGGCTACTGCAACCGCGATCGCTAGAGGAATCATCACCTTTCGGGATTTAGAGACCAAACTAGGCCTCACTAAATCAAGAAACCCTAACTTTTTCCCTGAGTGGCAATCCGCAACATCACAGCTCAGCGATAGGGAAATAGAGGCATTAAACCGCTTATCCCAACGGTATTTACTCTACTTAGAAGAAAGTGAAGTGAGCGAGGGAACGCTAAACATTATCTTGCTATCCCCCTTACTAGACGCATTAGGCCTGTGTGACCCCCCCTATCGCATTCGCGGTGAAACATGGGTAGAAATCCAAACGGAAGTTGATAGTGAGGAGGGCAAAGTCAGCCTAGAGGGACGGATAGATGCGCTGACCATTCGGGACAACTTCTGGCTAGTCGTGATTGAAGGTAAACGGAGTGGCTTTAGTGTCTTACGCGCTGTGCCCCAAGCCCTTGCCTATATGTCTGCCCGTCCCGACCGCAATATCCCCATTTTTGGCTTGGTGACCAATGGCTATGACTATCTTTTTGTGAAACTGCTCGGTAATGAATTTGCGCTATCCCACAACTTTAGTTTGCTTGGCGATAGCGATCGCAATCTCATCCGCGTCGCCCAGATACTCAAGCATTTAGTCCAGTACATCCCTGTTGCAAAGGACTTTAAGACGCCAAAACCTTCAGATCAGACTAACTAA
- the rplS gene encoding 50S ribosomal protein L19: protein MNAQEIIRSIEAEQMKTDLPVIHVGDRVRVGVKIQEGGKERVQPYEGDVIAMRNTGINRTITVRRVFQGVGVERVFLLHSPRIDSIKVIQRGKVRRAKLYYLRNLVGKASRIKARFDRPL from the coding sequence ATGAACGCCCAAGAGATTATTCGCTCGATTGAAGCGGAGCAAATGAAGACTGACTTGCCCGTGATTCATGTGGGCGATCGCGTTCGGGTCGGAGTCAAAATTCAAGAAGGCGGTAAAGAGCGCGTCCAACCCTACGAAGGGGATGTGATTGCCATGCGCAACACGGGCATTAACCGCACCATTACCGTGCGCCGTGTCTTCCAAGGAGTGGGCGTTGAGCGCGTCTTTTTGCTACATTCGCCACGAATTGATAGTATAAAAGTAATCCAGCGGGGTAAAGTCCGCCGTGCCAAACTCTACTACCTGCGCAACCTCGTAGGTAAAGCCTCGCGTATCAAAGCACGGTTCGATCGCCCTCTGTAA